The nucleotide sequence AAGCCGAGCTTGTCGAACGACTGCTGAAGTCGCCCCATTTCGGCGAGCGGTGGGCCCGTCAATGGCTGGATCTGGCCCGCTACGCAGAAACGTCGGGCTACGAACGGGACCAGGAGAAGCCGGGTGCGTGGAAGTACCGGGACTGGGTCGTCAACGCAGCGAACGCAGACATGCCCTACGATCGCTTCATCCTCGAACAGATCGCCGGGGATGAGATTCCCGACCGAACCGAGTCATCGGTTATCGCCACCGGCTTTCTGCGATTAGGGACCTGGAACGACGAGCCGAATGATCCTGAAGAATACAAATATGATCGGCTCGAAGACCTGGTCAATGTGACCTGTACCTCGTTCATCGGACTGACGGTCAAGTGTGCCCGCTGCCACGACCACAAGTTTGATCCCATCCTGCAGTCAGACTACTACAAGGTCGCTGCCGCATTCTGGGCAGGGCCTATCGAAGCCCGGCAGCGGGAACTTCTGGGAGGCCCCTCGAAGGAGGAACTGGGGTTTGATGTACTCGGGTGGACCGACGTGACGGCAACGCCGTCTGACTTGTGGATGCTGAAGAAGGGGGACCCCAAGCGGCCCATGGCGGTCGTCAGCCCTGGAACACCCGCTATCGTCGCCTCACTCAGTGCAGCAGCTCCGACGCCACGCCCGACAGAAAACTCATCGCAGCGCCGACGGCAACTGGCCCAGTGGATCACGGATCCAGCTCACCCCTTAACGGCGCGCGTGTTCGTGAATCGCCTCTGGCAGTCTCATTTTGGAAAAGGGCTGGTCCGAACGTCGGACAACTTCGGATTCACCGGCGATCTTCCCAGCCACCCCGAACTGCTGGACTGGTTAGCCAGCGAATTCCAGCAGGAAGGCTGGAGCCCGAAGCACATTCATCGACTACTGGTCCTGTCGAACACCTATGGACAATCGTCCCTTCATCCAGCAGCCCAACAGATCGAATCAGCCGACGCCGGTAACCGACTCTGGTGGCGGTTCGATCGTCACCGGTTGGACGCGGAACAGATTCGCGACCGAATGCTCACGGTGAGTGGTGCGATCGACTTGCGAATGGGGGGCCCCAGCTTCAAGCCGACAGTCAGTGCCGAAGCGCTGGAAGGACTTTCGATGAAGTCGAATGCCTGGAACGCGTCCCCCCCGGACGAGCAGCGTCGGCGAAGTCTGTACATGTATTCCAAGCGGGGCCTGCTACCCCCGCTGATGACAACATTCGATTTTGTCGAAACGACGCTTCCCTGTGGCCAGCGAGACGTCAGCACCGTCGCACCACAGGCCCTTGCGCTCATGAACAACGAATTCGTTCACGAGCAAAGTCGCCTGCTGGCCAAACGGATCGAAGGCCTGGCGGGACCGGACGATCAGGCGAGAATCCAAGCCGCCTGGCAGACAACCCTGGGACGGCTCCCCTCCCCCACGGAAATCGCGGCCGCTCAAGCACATCTGACGAAGCAGCTCGAGCGATTTTCCCATCTGCCGAAACCGAAGATGACAGAACCGGTCGACATCCCGCAGCGGGGTGTCACCCTGCATTTGCAAGCCAGTGCAGGAGTCGAGCGAGATGCAAGTGGACGAGTCATTCGCTGGAAGGACGACTCGGCAGGAAACCACAATGCCACTCAACCTGACCCGGATCGACGTCCCCAGTGGGTGGCCGATGGGATGAACGGAAAACCCGTGATCCGATTCGATGGACGACGGCAGTTCCTGCATCTCGAGGGACAAGTAGTGACGTCACAGCAGTTCACCCTGGTGGCGGTTGCCCGTGACCAGGGGACTGAAGGTCACCGCACGTTATTCTCGAACTGGAACGGGGGTGCCGGCAACTCTGGGACGTCGCTGTTTTTCGGTACCACCTCAAAGTCAGCCGTTCGACTCAGCGATGATTTTTCGGGAGTCGGTCAACTCCGTTCGGGCAAAGAACCCTTCCTGCTGATCGGCCAGTCGAATGCAAACGAGGCCCGCATCTTCGAGAATCTGACGGAACTGGCCAGCCGGTCGACACCCCTCGCCCCGCGCAACCTCGGCACGAACTACGTGCTGGGTCAGCAGGGCAACATCGATGGGGAATACTGGCAGGGGGATCTGGCAGAGATCATCGTCTTTGATCGATCGTTGTCGGGTGAAGAGCGGATCGCTCTGACACGCGAACTGTCCAAACGGTACGAGATTCACCTCTCTGCAGCACCGGCAGAACCTTCGCCCCACGAGTTGGCCCTGGCCTCGCTGTGTCACGTCCTGCTGAACAGTAATGAGTTTATCTATGTGGACTAAAGCACCTCCGCGATGG is from Schlesneria sp. DSM 10557 and encodes:
- a CDS encoding DUF1553 domain-containing protein — its product is MSPLSDFRGLSGRFRWLFLSALLFVLTGLSGQGELKGASESFEKVADVLVRRCLECHSDHDSSGSLSLTKLGNIVKGGDSGPAFEPGLPIEENLILSRVRSGEMPPPLKGQPRPLPPEEIEILTAWISSGAAWPEGRVLDPYERTTDVRGGRDFWSLQPVRRPSIPGVKAPHWVANPVDAFILARLEAASFSPAPPAPRAVLIRRLYFDLIGLPPTAEEITDYVEDPRSDGVVKAELVERLLKSPHFGERWARQWLDLARYAETSGYERDQEKPGAWKYRDWVVNAANADMPYDRFILEQIAGDEIPDRTESSVIATGFLRLGTWNDEPNDPEEYKYDRLEDLVNVTCTSFIGLTVKCARCHDHKFDPILQSDYYKVAAAFWAGPIEARQRELLGGPSKEELGFDVLGWTDVTATPSDLWMLKKGDPKRPMAVVSPGTPAIVASLSAAAPTPRPTENSSQRRRQLAQWITDPAHPLTARVFVNRLWQSHFGKGLVRTSDNFGFTGDLPSHPELLDWLASEFQQEGWSPKHIHRLLVLSNTYGQSSLHPAAQQIESADAGNRLWWRFDRHRLDAEQIRDRMLTVSGAIDLRMGGPSFKPTVSAEALEGLSMKSNAWNASPPDEQRRRSLYMYSKRGLLPPLMTTFDFVETTLPCGQRDVSTVAPQALALMNNEFVHEQSRLLAKRIEGLAGPDDQARIQAAWQTTLGRLPSPTEIAAAQAHLTKQLERFSHLPKPKMTEPVDIPQRGVTLHLQASAGVERDASGRVIRWKDDSAGNHNATQPDPDRRPQWVADGMNGKPVIRFDGRRQFLHLEGQVVTSQQFTLVAVARDQGTEGHRTLFSNWNGGAGNSGTSLFFGTTSKSAVRLSDDFSGVGQLRSGKEPFLLIGQSNANEARIFENLTELASRSTPLAPRNLGTNYVLGQQGNIDGEYWQGDLAEIIVFDRSLSGEERIALTRELSKRYEIHLSAAPAEPSPHELALASLCHVLLNSNEFIYVD